Proteins found in one Coffea eugenioides isolate CCC68of chromosome 5, Ceug_1.0, whole genome shotgun sequence genomic segment:
- the LOC113771003 gene encoding uncharacterized protein LOC113771003, with amino-acid sequence MVIGDFNVISTPDERIGGSPPNLRNMEEFNDSMFRCGLSAMDFDGSQFTWTNGSLWQRLDRALTNDRWLASYPVSKVSHLARGRSDHSPLLVKCGLGTASPFSFRFLNVWARYPGFFAVVSAIWEMEVSGVGMPRFFKKLGLVKKRLREWSRETFGDIPSRVKAAEAIYRQREEDYDRDRDDISRSRLNEARATYTRELATECEFWRQKSAVKWLREGDANTSYFHSVVRQRRSSNFIARIRGAEGCWCDTGQQIKESATDFFSTLFTSEAAFRGNFPALPFELPQAASEHNAAITAVPSAEEIRQIVFSMEVNSAPGPDGFGVGFYRSCWGIIQEDLVAAIQDFFKGASQPRGWSSSLLVLIPKVEGACHWRDFRPISLCNVSSKIISKLLAARIGKVLPALISPWQTGFVPGRGISDNILLAQELALDLDRRLKEPNLIFKLDMEKAYDRVEWPFLLFMLRQFGLSEQVVDLCYRTFSNAWFSVLINGEPSGYFKSSRGVRQGDSLSPALFLFVAEFLGRGIHNLFLEKESRFYVSAGSRVPYLAFADDILIFTRCSSDALTAIRQFLEHYQTWSGQKVNVGKSSFTPSSRMSLAQKELVRATLGYREIGLPIRYLGVPLVKGRISCVAFEGILAKIRQQLFHWSSKLLSMGGKITLIRHVLSSIPIHLLQVLQPPKAIIVAWGRICNAFLWDHSSSEKRIHWAAWEKVCFPVAEGGLGCRSLDDVVKAFSCKLWWKLRKKDTAWAEFMHYKYIKGSHPALVRVVRPPALWRRLEGIREFAEGRIRWCLGEGLVDFWHDRWCTEEPLASLLDVTNKPCVLVGELYLHRGWDVARLRQWLPEAYVSLVLQQQIFPDLQDQMVWEGSVSGEFTIVSAVEDLRRKGNTSLVSKYIWSSALPKKMSFFVWRLLRKWIPVDVQLQRKGVFLGSRCPCCSGARETAEHLFVGGPVAAVVWGHFGRQFGILRRGVQGVSSLLMSWFLSHRKVSENHIRVLVPIAALWFLWRARNQARFEGSPMAAESIIWQVGHFIELLGKAQKLGRAFSGDRDCIWAGGLRGTGSVHRPALVAWIKPPSPVLKLNTDACVTAAGAFGGGVVRSSEGKMIFAFYKEFGEASVVHAEALAVLTGLLHCQEMRLTRVRAESDSLALVQMVNSGVVARWPLCNVLRRIRTMMEWSFGHLNAAVVGLLAFSFFLVHFFFKKDAKRHGSVPPEAGGAWPIIGHLQLLGRGPEELPRITLAAPPWPINVNQPSLSG; translated from the exons ATGGTGATAGGGGATTTTAACGTAATCTCCACGCCCGATGAGAGGATTGGGGGATCCCCCCCCAATCTTCGAAACATGGAGGAATTCAACGACTCGATGTTTCGGTGTGGTTTGTCGGCAATGGACTTTGACGGATCACAATTCACATGGACAAATGGCTCGTTGTGGCAAAGGCTAGATCGTGCTTTGACTAATGACAGATGGCTGGCGTCCTACCCGGTGTCCAAAGTTTCACATCTAGCACGGGGCCGCTCTGACCATTCCCCATTGCTGGTTAAGTGCGGATTGGGGACGGCTTCCCCGTTTTCATTCCGCTTTCTCAATGTTTGGGCCCGCTATCCTGGTTTCTTCGCAGTGGTTAGTGCAATATGGGAGATGGAGGTGTCGGGGGTGGGTATGCCTCGTTTCTTCAAAAAGCTGGGCCTGGTGAAGAAAAGATTGCGAGAATGGAGCCGCGAGACATTTGGTGACATTCCTTCTCGTGTCAAGGCTGCAGAGGCTATATACAGACAGAGGGAAGAGGATTATGATAGGGATCGAGACGACATTTCCAGATCCCGCCTAAACGAGGCCAGAGCGACCTACACCAGAGAGCTGGCCACCGAGTGTGAGTTTTGGAGGCAAAAGTCGGCAGTCAAGTGGCTTCGGGAAGGGGATGCGAACACGTCTTATTTCCACTCCGTGGTCCGTCAACGAAGGAGCTCTAACTTCATCGCGAGGATCAGGGGTGCGGAGGGGTGTTGGTGCGACACGGGCCAGCAAATCAAGGAGTCAGCTACGGATTTCTTCAGTACGTTGTTTACCTCGGAGGCGGCTTTTAGGGGAAACTTCCCAGCACTACCATTTGAGTTGCCCCAGGCAGCCAGCGAGCATAATGCAGCAATTACGGCAGTTCCGTCTGCCGAGGAAATTCGGCAGATTGTTTTTTCGATGGAGGTGAATAGCGCCCCGGGGCCGGACGGATTTGGGGTGGGTTTCTATCGCTCTTGCTGGGGGATTATACAGGAGGACCTGGTAGCTGCAATCcaagatttcttcaaaggagCCAGTCAGCCAAGGGGTTGGTCGAGCTCACTCTTGGTCCTGATCCCTAAGGTGGAGGGAGCATGTCACTGGCGAGATTTCAGGCCTATTAGTTTATGTAACGTGAGCTCCAAAATTATTTCGAAACTTTTGGCAGCCAGGATTGGCAAGGTGCTTCCAGCTCTCATTTCCCCATGGCAGACGGGGTTTGTACCAGGGCGAGGTATTTCGGATAATATTTTGTTAGCCCAGGAGCTAGCACTAGACTTGGACAGACGTTTGAAGGAGCCGAACCTCATTTTTAAGTTGGATATGGAAAAGGCATATGATAGAGTGGAGTGGCCTTTCTTGCTCTTCATGCTTCGGCAATTCGGCCTGAGCGAACAGGTGGTTGATTTGTGCTATAGGACCTTCTCCAACGCATGGTTTTCGGTGTTGATCAATGGTGAGCCGTCTGGGTATTTTAAATCTTCCCGGGGAGTTCGGCAAGGGGACTCACTCTCTCCGGCGTTATTTCTATTTGTGGCGGAATTTTTAGGGCGGGGGATTCACAACTTGTTCCTGGAGAAAGAGAGCAGATTCTATGTATCGGCTGGCTCGCGCGTACCGTATTTAGCTTTTGCAGATGATATCCTAATTTTCACGCGATGCTCGTCGGATGCTCTGACCGCAATTCGGCAGTTCCTGGAGCATTACCAGACGTGGTCAGGGCAGAAAGTTAATGTGGGAAAGAGCTCTTTCACCCCCTCTTCTAGGATGTCACTGGCACAGAAGGAACTTGTGCGCGCAACTCTTGGCTATCGGGAAATTGGTTTGCCTATCCGATATCTGGGGGTGCCACTGGTGAAGGGTCGAATCAGTTGTGTGGCCTTTGAGGGGATATTGGCAAAAATAAGGCAGCAGTTATTTCACTGGAGCTCCAAACTTCTTTCTATGGGGGGCAAAATTACCCTGATTCGTCATGTGCTTAGTTCAATTCCGATACACCTACTTCAAGTGCTGCAGCCGCCGAAAGCCATAATTGTGGCTTGGGGAAGAATCTGTAATGCTTTTCTGTGGGACCACTCCTCGTCTGAGAAGAGGATACATTGGGCTGCCTGGGAGAAGGTATGTTTCCCAGTCGCAGAAGGGGGGCTGGGGTGTCGGTCATTAGATGATGTGGTGAAAGCATTCTCTTGCAAGCTATGGTGGAAGTTGCGGAAAAAGGACACGGCTTGGGCGGAATTTATGCACTACAAATACATTAAAGGGTCGCACCCGGCTCTGGTTCGGGTTGTTCGGCCCCCGGCGCTGTGGCGTCGGTTGGAGGGGATTCGCGAATTTGCGGAGGGAAGGATTCGTTGGTGTTTGGGTGAAGGGCTGGTGGATTTCTGGCATGACCGATGGTGCACTGAGGAGCCTTTGGCGTCGCTTTTGGATGTCACCAACAAGCCGTGCGTGTTAGTGGGCGAACTTTACCTGCACAGAGGATGGGATGTCGCCCGGCTCCGCCAGTGGCTGCCTGAGGCATATGTTTCTCTGGTCCTCCAGCAGCAAATCTTTCCAGATTTGCAGGATCAAATGGTCTGGGAGGGGTCTGTCTCCGGGGAATTCACAATTGTGTCGGCCGTGGAGGACCTTCGTCGGAAGGGGAATACCTCTCTAGTGAGTAAGTACATTTGGAGTTCGGCACTCCCGAAGAAGATGTCTTTCTTTGTATGGCGATTATTGAGGAAATGGATCCCAGTAGATGTACAGTTGCAGCGGAAGGGAGTCTTCTTGGGATCTAGATGTCCGTGCTGCTCAGGGGCTCGGGAAACTGCGGAGCATCTTTTTGTGGGTGGCCCCGTGGCCGCTGTGGTTTGGGGACATTTTGGCAGGCAGTTCGGGATTTTACGGCGGGGAGTCCAGGGGGTGTCTTCTCTTTTAATGTCTTGGTTCCTGTCCCATCGAAAGGTGAGTGAGAACCATATACGGGTTCTGGTGCCGATAGCAGCATTATGGTTCTTGTGGAGAGCTAGGAATCAGGCAAGATTTGAGGGTTCGCCGATGGCCGCGGAGAGTATTATATGGCAGGTGGGCCATTTCATTGAACTCCTGGGGAAAGCCCAGAAACTGGGACGGGCGTTTAGTGGTGACAGGGATTGTATCTGGGCTGGAGGGTTGAGGGGAACAGGGTCGGTGCACAGACCAGCACTGGTGGCATGGATCAAACCTCCATCGCCAGTCCTTAAACTGAATACTGATGCCTGTGTGACAGCCGCCGGGGCTTTTGGTGGAGGGGTGGTCCGCTCGAGCGAGGGTAAGATGATCTTTGCATTTTACAAGGAGTTTGGGGAGGCTAGCGTGGTTCATGCAGAGGCTCTGGCCGTACTAACAGGGTTGCTTCATTGTCAAGAAATGCGTTTAACTCGGGTCCGGGCAGAGAGCGATTCGTTGGCTCTCGTCCAAATGGTCAACTCGGGTGTTGTAGCGCGCTGGCCGCTTTGCAATGTGTTGAGGAGGATAC GAACCATGATGGAATGGTCATTCGGGCACCTAAATGCTGCTGTAGTTGGACTGCTTGCTTTCTCCTTCTTCCTCGTCCATTTTTTCTTCAAGAAAGATGCCAAAAGACATGGTTCAGTACCACCGGAAGCAGGCGGTGCATGGCCTATTATTGGCCACCTTCAACTCTTAGGAAGAGGTCCAGAAGAGCTTCCCCGCATAACCTTGGCGGCCCCGCCCTGGCCGATAAATGTGAACCAGCCTTCACTATCAGGCTAG